CCATGGACGAGCTAATATTATTGAAGTTATGGGCAGACATTGCGGCGATATTGCTCTGATGGCTGGACTGGCAGGAGGCGCAGAAAGCATTATCGTTCCTGAAGTCGGTGTTGATGTGGATGAGGTATGCAATAAGCTTTTAAAGGGAAGATACCGAGGAAAACTGCATAGTATCATCATTTTAGCGGAGGGCGCCGGCAGTGCAATTGAAATGAGTAAGGAAATTGAAGAGAAAACAGGGATTGAAACGAGAGCGACAATTCTAGGACACCTGCAAAGAGGTGGAAGTCCAACGGCTTCCGATCGAATTCTAGCCAGCAAATTGGGCGCAAGGGCTGTAGAATTACTTCTTCAAGATATCGGCAATCGAGTGGTAGGCGTTCATGGAAAGAATGTGATCGATATGGATATAGATGAAGCTTTAAGTATGAAAAGCAATTTTGATATAGAAACCTATGAATTGACGAAGATACTATCTATTTAGGTGTGAGCTAAGGAGGTTTTAAAATGAAAAGAACGAAAATCGTATGTACCATTGGACCTGCAAGTGAAAGTAAAGAGGTTTTTAGGAAATTAGTTATGCGGGGACTGAATGTTGCAAGATTAAATTTTTCCCATGGTAGCCATGAAGAGCACGGTGAAAGAATTCGGGTAATCAAGGAAGTAAGAGAAGAATTAAACGAGCCTGTAGCAATTCTATTGGATACCAAAGGACCTGAAATTAGAACGGGTAAGTTTAAAGACACGGAAGTAGAGCTTCTGGAAGGACAAGAATTCACCATTACGACGAGAGATGTTCTTGGAGATAATACCATCTGTAATGTAAGCTATGAAGGGCTTGCAAGAGATGTAAAGGTAGGGGACAGTATCCTAATCGACGATGGTCTAGTTGGTTTAAAAGTTCAGAATATCGTAGGAGATACAGATATCCAATGTATCGTTGAGAATGCAGGGATTGTAAAGAATAATAAAGGTGTCAACGTACCAGGCGTAAAAATTAATTTACCTGCTATTACAGAAAAGGATGAATCCGATATTAAATTCGGTATCGAAATGGACATTGACTTTATCGCAGCTTCCTTCGTTAGAA
Above is a genomic segment from Alkaliphilus oremlandii OhILAs containing:
- the pfkA gene encoding 6-phosphofructokinase, translated to MKKIAVLTSGGDAPGMNAAVRAVVRSGIYNEMKVMGVKQGYNGLINAQIEEMNLSSVADIIHRGGTILRTARSEEFMTEEGQRKALNVIKVLGIEGIVAIGGDGSIRGAKTLNELGIPTIGVPGTIDNDLAYTDYTIGFDTSVNTVVDAISKIRDTSTSHGRANIIEVMGRHCGDIALMAGLAGGAESIIVPEVGVDVDEVCNKLLKGRYRGKLHSIIILAEGAGSAIEMSKEIEEKTGIETRATILGHLQRGGSPTASDRILASKLGARAVELLLQDIGNRVVGVHGKNVIDMDIDEALSMKSNFDIETYELTKILSI